TGGAAATCTAGTAGCGAGCGGAAGTGAGGGTGTGAATTCGCAGTGCAGTAGCTGCTCCAGACCTGCTCCCACAAGGGATTGCGTGCTCCTTCCCCCTGGAAGTGAGCAGGCTTGGGAGGAGCCACAGCTCACATGATTCACATGCACAGCTCCACCCACCGTGGGGTAATCACGGGCTATGATTTTCCCGACTACAGCCAAGTTTCTCCTGCAGTTCTGGTTACCCTGACCCCCTCAGCTGGGCTCTCACAATAAATGTCACCAGGCGGGGCAACTCTGGATGTTGCAGCTGTGTGTCCCCACCCCATGCAGCTTCCCAGCTCACATGGTATTTATTCCACCTGCAAAACAGCACAGCAACAGCCGCTCTTTGAAGAAAGCTGTGTGAGGGCCTAAAGCAAGTGTCAACAGTTGCATGAGCTTAACAGGACCTATATTTCTTAGCCTCCCTACCACTTTCTTACAAGGCAGTGGAGAAAGCACATGcccccctgctctgcttctaTCATGCTAAACCAGAGGGGCAGcgtcagcaaaagaaaaacacaggcaaTGATGTTAATAAAGCCTCAACTACGTAAGAGGTAGAGGAGACAGGACTTCCCAGCCCATTTCTAGGGTGGCCGCAAGCAAACAACGACAACACAAAGATTCAAAGCACAGTAAGCAAAAGACTGGAGATGCGAATGAGGCTGCCCAGCTTCAAAccagggaagagaggagtgtAGACGCCCTGGCTACAGTTAAGGACTGCAAAAGTGATCCACCCTGGGCTATTCCCTGCACTGTGGTCTCTGCCAAGAGTGGCTGGGGTAGCAGCACTTCTGACATCTACCCCAAACTGCTGTCCCTGCCCTTGCTGGTCTGCACCTCcccttctgctccttcctttccagCAGGGGAAACTCTGCATCAGTGATGGGACAGGCTCCAGGATGCAGGGGAAAGGGTCAGGCATCAGCCAAAATTCCCCAGCGCCATGACCAAAGGTCCTCCCACCTTGGGCTACCAGGGCATGCTGCAACAGCACGTCTCACCTGTTCCTAAGCAAATGCCACTTCCTCACCCCAAACTAGCACCTTCCTGCAGCAAAGGTACCCCAGGCCCTTACGCCTGCTTGTGATCCCACTGGCCAGGCAGAGACAGTGACAGACACTGCTCCCTGGTGTATTTAGTTCATCAGAGAGCCCACGACCATCCAACACATGGACAACACAGAGGTCGCTCTACTTGCCTGGTATGACACTGCATGAACAACGGCGCTGAAGTCCAGCTGGTTTGCAAAGACAAAGGCACTTGCACAAGGGCCTGCACTAGCCCATGGAGCTCCCTGCAGGAAGCTGTACTATGCTGACCCTCACCATGTCtcaaaggaaggagaaaaaaaaacaatacaaaaaacacttttcccAAGGCAGAGGATGGGCCCCTATTTCTGAGGGTACTGAGAGGTCCACTGGAATACTTTCCCAAGCAGCGCCAACTTCTCAGCTTTACTCACAGCACCCCTGCTTCCCCTAAGTGATCACACCTTTCTTCTTAACTAGCTATTACAAAAGCAAGTTTAGACACCGAGGCCCAGCCTGCCCTGGGCTCCTGCAGGGCAGCCCAGCCAGGGTCAGAGAGCAGACATCCAAAGGTCCAGTATCTCTTAGGGTGGAGCCTGCCCAAGTCTGCCCAGGGAAGAGGACAGGGGTCTCCCCAGGCCAGGTCTAAATGAATTTAGGACATGGCCTGAACTTCTACAGCTAGCAAACTCTCCTGAGGGCATAGGTAaaggcacaggctgcaggaagCAAACACAAGTCTCTGGGTAGAGAGCACTTACCCCACACCCCAGCCCATGCTCTTGGTGCTGCAATATCCACCTGAGCAGCCAGCCTGGCACCCTGCACACCACTCCATCTCACCTGGGAGAAGTTCAGCCCATTAAGTGGGTGGCACTGCTCCTCTACTTTCTCCACAGCACCCGTTTGCTTCCTCAGCCGCTCTGCTTCCTGGGCCAGGTACAGATCCAGGACAGGCACACCTCGCGACTTGATGTCTACTTCCGTCAGAGAGTTCACCATCAGCATCACCCACACCGGCCTCTTCCGCTCCCAGTTGCCAGCAATGGCATTGAAGAGGTAGTCTGCATACAGCCCTTTGCCCCGCTGGTCTGGGGTCATCCAGGACGGCATCATGAGCTTGACGTACTCCAGGTGCCGCTTGAGCCGGCGGTAGATGTCACGGGGCAGCACGTCCTGCAGGTTCTCCCCCtgtggcaggagctggcagctggtGAGAGCTGAGATGGTGTAGGGGTCGGTGAGGTCCAGCTCGAAGTACACGATGTGGCTCTGCTGGAAGGCCTTCTTGGAGTTCTCTGGGATGAAATCCCAGACACGCGTGTACGGGACATGGATGGTGCCAAAGAAGTAAGACGGGGGATCTCTCTTGATGGTCCACAGGAAAGAGTTCAGCTCGCTttgctgggggagagggagacacAGCTGAGTAAGTTCAGACATTTATGCCGGGCCACTGCAGTACAGGGCTTAAGGAAAACATGGTGCCAAGCCAGCAGGTCATCTGGCTCAGCAGCTTGCCAGCATGGACTTTTCCTAAAGTGGCTTTGCTCACACAGAGTCCTCTTTGACCATCCTTTTTCTCAGGTCTTGAGGTCAAAATTcaattttcattaattaaaaacacaagaagATTGGCCTTGGCTTTCTCCTCCTGAAAAGCAACACTGGGTCTTCTCAACAGTAATGCCACCCTGGCTTATCACCTGCGTATCTGCCAAAACTagcagcagagcacagcccaAGCAGGCCATGCTCCAGGCAAGATGCTTATCCAGCTTCCACCTTTTATCGAGTCAAAAGCTGGCATCACTTtgctgaagcagagcaggacagcAGGGTTTCAATCATCTTCACCTTGACGCCTCTCACTTCAGCACAGCAAGGCACCTTTCGTCAAAGAAACAGCTGTGACATTTAGTCAGAGGGTGCCACAGCATCTCGGGAGAACCTTCCACTCTGAGCGAGACACCAAACAAATGAGTaacacaaaacacagctggCAGGCAGACTTGCTGGAGCAGGAAGAAATAGTTTTACAGGGATGTAGCACATGGCAGACAGACACACAGTCAAGACCCCTCACAGCCCAGTTCTCCTCTTTCTTAAGGAGCAGAGAAGCGCATGCAATACCTTGGAAAATAAGGGAAGAAATTCTGCAGGCCAAACTCAGCCTGTGGTTCCAGGGCATACTCTTTTAAACatagaggaggaaaaagcctctttctttagattagcttttaaaatctctcaaaaACCACAGCCATCAGGAAGTCAAGAATCAGACTTTAAGTTTGTTCCGCTGCAAAATGTGCCTCACAGCATCCCCGGGAATACCAGAGTACAGGACTGTATTCAAGCCCTAAGCAATCCCGCAGAACAGGAGAGCAGATGGAGCAAAATGGATCCTGCTTGGATCCTGCCAAGTCACTTTACACCAGCAGGAGGCATTACCTCCATCACCTACAGCATGCACCGCACTGGTGCAGTGGTCCTTACTGGAGCAATGGACACAGTTTCTATCTGTCTGTGCAGACAGGAAGAGGTAGCCTTTGCATGTTTAAGTAAGAGGACAAGCTTCCAGATGCACTCAAACATCTTGTCAGCATTTAGCCAGCAGATAACTCTAGCCTCAGCTCTGAGGTTAAGCGTGCATGTGTGCTGATCTAAGAAGCCTGCCTGACTGCCAAATGCAGAACAGGCTGCTTGGAGGAATTTATTGGAAGCACATTGCCTATAAATTTCTGATACTAAAGACCCAGGGTCAGAAAGGTTAATCTTAAAGACTGCTCTGCAATGGCTCCTCCCGGACAaccttctccagcagctctcTACATCAAACCCTGGCCACAGATCAGGCACCACTTCAGCAAAGTGCTGCCAGCAGTCGAGTTTACCAGCACAGACCAACAAACCAGGTATACTCCAAAGAGCTCTTCAAACACTTCTGCAGCACATCAAGAGTCTGAAGGATACCTCAGACCTTGGTAACAACATGCTACAACTCCAGATCCTATAGGACAGTCCTGGAATGCACTCCTGAATTACAGACCATAAAAACTCTCCTGAAGAccatgggaagaagggaaaacaaacatgacGCAGCACCGAGAGGTGAGGAAGATACAGGGCAACAGGTGAGTACAAATGTGACATAGACCCAGGAAGAACATAGGAAAATGAATACACAAAGTAAAACAAGATGGAAAACGAAACAGGGTTCCCTCCTGTCATTAGTCAGGAGGGAAAAATGGAAGGACACACTGTGGTGAGAAATGAACTGGAAGTAGTTGTCAGCCAgcaaggaggaaggatgagaagTGCTGCTTTCTATCTACAAGCAACCGAAAAGACAGAGGAGGTACCTGGGACAGGCACAAGGTCGGAAGGTCAACCCTCCTTCACTTTGCACAAGTCTGATCATGTTCGTGGCAGTGCACAAGAACAGCCACGACTGCAAGGAACCATAAGGAACAAGTGGTCACCAGCCAGCTCAAAACTTCAATTCAGCTCCTGAATAAACTCATTCAGCTCCAGAATGCTCAAGCCCAGATAGATGGTACCAGGCTTTAAAGAGGATCATCAGCACTGCTCCTGACTACTGTACACAGCCCAGCTAGAAAGGTGTTTGGCATTGCACTCTCACTTTTTTTGCTCTGCAAATCCCCCCAGCTTTCACAATCGGATACTGAAAGCAGAGTAATACTGCCAGTTATTAGTGGTACCACTGAGGAAATCACACAGGCCATCAGGCACAGAGTAAATAAAGTCTTCCTTTACAGagcctgcagcagaggcagaagaaagcaggCTGAGACCTAGCAAAACCTCTCACACAGTCCTAGAGACTGAGACCTTACAAAGTGGAGCGGCTGGGCACTCTTGCTGGCACTTCCACGCCAACAGGAGCAGTCATGAACTTGGTAACCCACCCCAAGCAGCATTCAGACCTCCCTTCTCAGAATTGCTTGGAGCCAGCATGAGGGGCCAGAGAACAGGCCTCGGTTCCCCGCCATTGATGGGAAACCTCCTCAGACCCTGCAGAGCCAGTATCCAGACACCAGCAAGCTGGGTATCATCACCAGGTGATGCTACAACAGGAGCTCACAAAGCTCACTTTCCCTCCAAAAGGCAGCATTACAGCTGCTCGGGACATGCTAGTGCCTCACACTCCTTTGgcatctctttttccttcaggagGTGGAGACTGGAGTCCCAGCACTACTCTGCCTCTGTGCCAGATCCCTGCAAACAGCCCACTACTGCTTTGCGTGAGAGGGGACGGAGCAAAGTCCTTGGTGTGCCTGAGCAGGTCTGTGCTTCCTCTGCTGTACCTTCTGGTACTCTCGTGTCCCTGTGCACCTCCTGGAGCTCTCGCATGTTTCACCGCAGCTTCAAAGAGGGAAAAGCAAGGGTATAATCTCTCCCCAGGATCGTAAAAGGGAAGCCGTTAAACAATGCTTTAGGTGGCTGTGAGATAGCACAGGAGCAGTGCCGAGGCTTGTTCAGCATCGCAGTATATGCCGTCACTGGCAGCGCCTCTCTCTCACCTCACTTCCCTGAGAGCATGCAGTAGGTAAAGGTGCTAcaactcaattttcctttgcagtaGGATCCTTCTACACAGCTGTTACATCAGAAAGGGGTGCTTTAAAACCAGCATAAATTACAGTCAAAGTGGTGTCCTGGAGGCTTGAGAGCTGGGTTGTACAGCTCCAGGAATTTCACTTTCAGCAGCATAGTAACAAAAAGTCAGGTTCACATATAGATCAAGATGCCTATTTCTGTCTCCACTCTCCTATTTACAGGTGGCACTCAATGCATTACTCGTGATGGGAAAAACTAggaacaaggggaaaaaaatggaggggCAGCCTAAGGAAGAAAGCGGCAGTCCCGCATGAGAACACAGGTCTCCCAGTTTGCTGCCACACCAAGATCTGAGGCAGCATCACACTAGCCATACCACACCTCCTCTGTGCCTCAAGTTTAACCTCCCACTATGTAGTCCCAGATCAAGGTATTTCTGAATGTTCAGCACTATGGCACAGTGCCTTCTCCCGTATTTCACCTCCCCAGGTGATCTGATTCACGGTATCCGCCCAGCCAAAAAATtgcttgaaacaaaaaaaagagatagagAAAGGCTTTTCCCCAGCCAGCAGGGGaatgagggagaaggaaaaggagctgCTCAAGCTGACACTGTCACAGAGACAACACACTGGGACCTATGGGATCCACTCCCTACCCTGAGACTGGGAAAGCCTCCCTTCCCAAGCAGGACTGCACAGGGGGCAAACTCCACTGCCTGCCGTGAGATGCGATGGGGGCACATAAGGCCAGACAACGCTTCCCCAAAATGAGGGGACAACAGTGTCAGGCATTGCAGAAATCCTGGAAAAGCATGGTGCACATCAAGAATTTTTCCTCGGGAGCTGAGGGAGGGTCTAggcaagaacaaaaaaaccttgaagAAAGGGAGAGTAAAGTGATGTATTGCAGATCAGTAGCTGAAACCAGAGCATGCTAGTCCCGTATCCCAACATCTGCCCTCTAATCACATAGCTGGTTATCCACAGGTGGGACTGGAAACTCCCATGacctcctgccttccttctaTCTGCTTCAGCAGAATACAGGCTCTGACTGAGAGgtattttcattatcttttcaatagttttcttcttttaagatttaaaaaaacccaaagcctcAGATTCTGTTCATTTTAACTACCCCCAGCAGCTTGCTTTTCCAGCAGTATTTATAGGTCCACCATAGGATGCAACCTGTAGTCTTCAAATACACAAATACTACCGCATTTGTCAGACATCATGCATCATTTCAGGTGAGGCAGTAATGATTCTGCTGGAAGAGTGGTGCCAAAGAGGACCAGAGAAAGTGTCATCTTTCTTCTGAGAAACTAGCTCAAATTGGGCTAAATGATGTACTGACTGTCAAGAGTAAAATTATGGTAAACATCCAGAAAATAATGCAGCAAAAAACAGGAGGAACAAGGAATGCATCTAGTGGCAGCACTCTGAATGTCTAGAGGAAGAGCATGGaagtttaaaaaccaaaaaaattcaAGAGGGAAGGTTGTGGTGATATGGGGAACAGAGGctcagaggggaaggaaaactgCTGTCCCAGGACTGAGAAACTGAATGTGAACTCCAGACAGGGGAAACCTACACCTGGTCTGCTTCATTCTACATCACTTCTGCTTCCTTCCATCTTCTGTCTCATCTATGTAGACTATACATCTTCCAGCACAAAGCGTGTAACTCGCCATGCAGGCAGGTGCCCTCTGTGGCTTCAGCGTCTTTCGGAACCCCTAACACTCATACTGACCACTGGGTCCCACAGCCACATCTTCCAAACCTCAGCCCAGGATTGCACTGTTTCTTAATCCACAATAttctcttaaatttttttgcttgctaCAGAAGCCAGAGCATGTGGCATGCAATATTTcacccaggcaggcagccctATAACCCTCCCTATATggctttctccctccctcttaTCTATCCTGGTGTCGTATCTTGTCATGTTCATTTATACCTAATTGAGGCAAAGATTGTGCCTTTACTCACCACTTAAAGTGCCCCAAGCATCTACGGTAATGTACACAGAAATGCTAGGCACGTTTTTAATAGTCATTCTCTTGAGTTTTTGCCCACCTGCATTACTGACACTCTCAAACTCAGCTTAAGACTGTAAGCAGAACTCGCCTGGGGATAAACACTGCACTGGCTACAACTATCAGAAGAACACACATTCAGTCTCCATTtgccagaaatgaaaaatagaaatcaaatttttaactaaaaagcCAAGGGTTAAGAGCAGATAGATTACTTGCTCTGCTGAAGTGCATATATGGGGAAAGGTAGCCATTTAAATTAATTGCCCCCCTATCAGGAACAACGCATCAAAAAAATACCAGCTACAACCACAAGCATTCTGCTGTTAACCCCTGGATTCTGGCTTTGAATTTACCAATACACTCCAATgttaagcaaaaagaaagcccCACCACACCACATTACTTAGTAACTGGAATATAACCCAAAGGATTCCAGCATACTTTATTTTACATGAACTGTTttcaaagcctttcttttttcctattaaaaaaagaatgacgGGGCACATTATTGGTTGCAGCTTTAACTATAATTTGGAGTGATGATGAGAAAGCCCTCTGAAGTATTGTATGTTCATTCCTTAAAATAGcaccttctctctttcaggcACTGATGCACATATTTCTTTCATGACAGAAGCTTTAGGCAACctgacaaaaagaagaaaggtgtATCTGTAATCTAGAAAGGTAAGAAAAGAGATCCCATAAagaattcaaataaaaacaaacaaaaaagccttcCCTTATGAGGCAGGGACAAGgaggaatattttttcccaaggGCTTGGTGTAAATATTCACAAGGATACACTCAACAGCTTTGCAAACAAGGCAGATGCTGCCATTCCTAAACTGTGTGGTTACCATCACTGTCCTAACGACCCTAGGAAACAGCCTGCCAATACCAGAACTACAGGTGGTCTCACATTTTAATGACAGAGTAATCAGCAGATAATGAGATACCATTAACACATTTCACTTCCAGTTTTGCTGGTAACTGGCAGAAGTCCAGTCAATGGCTCCCGAGGAAAACTCTCTGCCTGTCCCACCAAATCAGTGAATTACCCATTTCAACATGTATGACTTCTGCTGCCCAGGCTCTCAGGGGCTGTCCCCTTCCTTCTTGTTGCTCTCACTAGCTCCTTGAAGTAGATTCACACCAGCCCACAGCTTTTGCACTTCATGCCCTCAAGGGGAAGGGGGCACTCACTGCAGAGGCTTGATCTGGCTTTATGGTAGTGTCACGGCTGGCCACCTATAAATCCAGTTGACAAACTTGCTCCAGGCACAAGCAAATTGGTAAGGCACCATCCCCCAAGGTACGGTTAAGCTCTGTCTAACCCAAGCTCAGGCAGACAACCTCCAGTGAGGCACGTGTAGCTTGGCATATGGTTGAATTAGCAGTGTCCTAAATCCTGGGAGGAGACATCTCAGCCTCctactgctgcagcagggctggcatgCTCAGCTGGAGACAGCAAGGCCCCTAGACCAGGAACTACACGTAGATGCATGTGCaggtgagagagagaagaaaggtcACAGAGCAGACCTTCATAGTCGCAAAGCTTTCTGACACCTACCCTGCAGTGAGCCCACTGTGGCTTTGGCACCTCCCCAGTGCAGCAGGTCTGCACTTACTTCTAAGGGCTTCCATTTCCTTtaacagctgtgctgcaggaggtAACCGTGCCTGGGGCAGGAGATGAACACAAATGGTGAGACACATGTCCCAGGAGTGTCTCGGGTGCATAGCACCTCCGGTCAGGCTGCTTCCAGCTCCAAGCAGATGCCAACAGACAGCACAGATGATCTGTTAACACTAACAGATGCATTAACACAAAGTAATCTCAGGAAGGCTTTTCCTACAtcatttttggtatttttatcTCAGGAACTTCAGCAAGAACTGCTTTTTCTCAGTGTCTGATTTTTAATGGAAACGACACCCTGCTTGCAGGCTTCACACTGACCAGACCATCACCCCTAACTTGCAGCAGGGACCCTCAGCTGTGCTTACCACCCACCAGAGCCAGGTCAGCCCATGCTGCTCCTGCTTACTACAGTCAGGCTGATGAGATCAGAGGACGAGCAAAACCTAGTACACCTTATAATCGTGTTTCCACTTTCGAGGCACGGCCATTTGCTGGTCCAAACCTGCTCTACCGCGCTCGGTGTTCAGCGATAAAGGCAAGAGGCCACCCCCAGCGAGGGATGCTGGCAGCAAGTCACGCCAGCCGAGCCTGTCCTGTTGCGAGCGCAGGCAAAAGGTCCTGCTGGGGCGCATCCTGGGGTCTTCCTCCTCCGTCACCACCGAGCGGTGGTCGTCCCACCTGGCGCACAGCCCCGAGAAACCaccctccccgccccgctcccgccagCCACTCCCGCCCGGGCGGCCGCTGCCCGAGCTCCGCACCCCGCGCCCGGCGCAGAGCAGGCTGAGCTGCGGCCGAGGCGGCCCCGCGCACCCCACCCTCTCGCTACCGCCCCCCCCGAGGGAAAGAGACCGCCGCGCCGTGCCCACCGCCCCGCGCAACTCCCGCGGGGCCGCGGCAGCCTCCACGCTGCTGGCCCCGGCGGCCGGTGCGTTGCGGCGCAGCGGGCGGCAGAGCCCCCCCGCGTCGGCGCTTACCTTTCCGCGGAGCGGGCAGGcgccggcggggccgcggctcTGCCGCGCTCTGgccagcaggaggagggagccctgcagcaggcaAAGCCAGCCGGGGTGCACCATCCCTGCTCGCCCCCAGACTTGGCACAATTTGGGGACggcttccctcttccttttttcctacttttttttccctcttctcctgcttCCGCACctccctgttttcttttaattccctctcttttgcccctttttttttttctccccccccccttttttttttttaagtcgGTCGACCCAGTCCTGAAGCCCTCGCAGAAGCGGCCCCGTCCCCTGGCCAAGCCCTCCAGCCGCTGCCCCCTCCTCTTAAAGGGTGCCGTgtcgggcgggggggggcgcggggggaggaaggggagggcgCGGGCCCCGCCGCACCGGGGGCGGGCGATGGGGTGGCAGCGGGGGGGTCCCAccgggccccgccgctgccTGGCTGAGGCAGACGGCGGCGGGGCCAAGGGGCGCCGCGCATAGCGGCGAGACCCCGGCCTGGCCCCGGAGGGCTGGGGCGGctgcgccccccgccccggcagcccccgccgcgcccggggCCCGCAGCGAGCGCagcgcccccggccccgcccggcccctgcccggcccagcctggccctgccctgcctgcctctgcttctctgctcctgcctgccccctgccctgcctgcaggtctctgcccagcctgcacGTCTCCTGAAGTGAATATAAAATGGAATATTGTGATTCTTCCCAAGTCTCTTTATTGTCCGTCAGCTTCAGATTGAGGAACTATTTTGACTcgttcttgttttcttgtttcaggACGCCCATGCCAAAATTGTGTGTCCAGTGTGCTTTGCACAAGCACTGTGATCTGTTTAAGATCAAAAATGCACCGAAGAACATATCACCATCTTTAGTGGTAAAATTCAGCTATATTTGCTGAGCAGACTGGTATTTAAAACCTCACAAAAGTACATATTGCTATTAATGACAGTCTTAAAAATATTGAGCAAAGCCAGAAATTTGCCAGTTTTTAGTCTGGTGTGAATTAAAAGAATGAACTTTCATAGCTCTCAAAATATTCATAATAGGATCTTCCTGATTATTTTAATACGGCATGTGTAATTCACATATAGCAAAACTGTTAGCACTTTTAGGGCTTAAGCTAAGAAAACCTTTAAAGTTAGAATACTAACTCTCTATTGCCCACCATGGTGTATGGTGCTATTGTATGATACATTCCCTCCTGCACCATCCCCAGTTGTTTTAATCGAGGACTTCTAAACACAGGAGAAGCCAAAATCTGTTGAAGCCgaaaataaaaagacaacagagaccaaatgaaggggaaaaagttatgCCACTCTATGAACCGGTGTCTGCTTGTTTAAGTAGCAGAATAAGGTGTTGCTCTTAATGCAGACCTTTCTTCACAATGCATTTCTCTATCTTTTCTCAGTGTTCAGTAACAGTATTTTTACCATTTCTACTTCAGTAGTGACCGACATGCTTACTGTCCTGACGGGATGAATGGGGatgcttctgccttttttttttaatagctagtGGACCTGACCTACCCCTGGGCTGCATACACTGGATGCACAAAGATGGTCTTAAAGACTACTGTAATTTCTTTATAATGTTGACCACTCCTTCTGAAGCTGTGTGTGTGAAAATACCATGCACAAAGCAACAGGCAAGCTGCAGACCAACTGTTTCAGGCTCTTTGCAGACTCAGTCATTATTTCTTTAGCCTTACCCTATTTGTACTTTTAAACTCGTCTTTTTCAATCCCGGAGATCCAAATCTCTGTCCCTAAGGTTAAATTCCGGTTCAGAGTCAATGGCAAACTTCCTGCCAACTCAAAGAAAGTGAAGGTGCCATTCTTTACTTTTGCTAGGAGAGCCTAGTTTTGTGGTGCAAAGTAACTGCCTCCAGAAAAAGGTAGTTCATTCTCTTGCCTTCTGTTATGTGCattactgtatttctgaataCTGTGGATTTTGATGAGGAGAATGATACTGGTAATATAGGAAATGCATCTTCTTTTGTTAGGTGATGCCaaccatttagaaaaaaaaagcattatctGACAAAGAATATGACATTTATGCAATATATAGTTATAATCCCtaactattttaattattattccttttttacaGCAGGGGAAAATACTACCTGCAATTTGCTAGCGCTCCAGATATTCCTATACCTATCA
The nucleotide sequence above comes from Gymnogyps californianus isolate 813 chromosome Z, ASM1813914v2, whole genome shotgun sequence. Encoded proteins:
- the TRABD2A gene encoding metalloprotease TIKI1 isoform X5, with translation MSELTQLCLPLPQQSELNSFLWTIKRDPPSYFFGTIHVPYTRVWDFIPENSKKAFQQSHIVYFELDLTDPYTISALTSCQLLPQGENLQDVLPRDIYRRLKRHLEYVKLMMPSWMTPDQRGKGLYADYLFNAIAGNWERKRPVWVMLMVNSLTEVDIKSRGVPVLDLYLAQEAERLRKQTGAVEKVEEQCHPLNGLNFSQVVFALNQTLLQQESLRAGSFQIPYTTEDLIKHYNCGDLSSIIFNHDTSQVPNFINATLPAHERITAQEIDSYFRQELIYKRNERMGRRVKDLLEEYPDKSFFFAFGAGHFMGNNTVIDVLRREGYEVEHTPAGQAINNATDPPPRIRIINGYITVEPQPRGHGRSSHAHADTGSAHQLSRSLFLPLLTLTLHMIRLH